From Sceloporus undulatus isolate JIND9_A2432 ecotype Alabama chromosome 6, SceUnd_v1.1, whole genome shotgun sequence, one genomic window encodes:
- the LOC121934203 gene encoding uncharacterized protein LOC121934203, translating into MATSPGLLVALRAFLLGARAQNQPEICTSCPSYWRFIWIVIPFLLLAFYYVHCLFKRYFGTNSTRRLRRSPDEADMRDNASSVHCPREPRVNHRSHNLFNADASSDTNAPSIALKRHVSISVTDAKKSSMQMVLQISAGLGQINPVITIAPSIAPKRHISIDVTDVQKVLSADGSSDTRRSRANRSHDNNCPIHCSHVNHKCHNLFSADDSLDTSKSRANTSHKKED; encoded by the exons ATGGCCACCTCTCCAGGGCTTCTTGTAGCCCTTAGGGCTTTCCTATTAGGGGCTAGAGCTCAAAATCAGCCAGAGATCTGTACTTCCTGCCCCAGCTACTGGAGATTTATTTGGATTGTCATACCTTTTTTGCTATTAGCGTTTTATTACGTACATTGTTTATTCAAACGCTATTTCGGAACAAATAGCACAAGACGGCTGCGTAGAAGTCCTGATGAGGCTGAT ATGCGGGATAACGCTTCCTCCGTCCATTGCCCTCGAGAGCCACGTGTCAATCACAGAAGCCATAACCTCTTCAATGCGGATGCTTCCTCGGATACCAATGCTCCATCCATTGCCCTCAAGAGGCACGTCTCAATCAGTGTCACAGATGCCAAAAAGTCCTCAATGCAGATGGTTCTTCAGATATCAGCAGGTCTCGGGCAAATAAATCCCGTGATAACAATTGCCCCATCCATTGCCCCCAAGAGGCACATCTCAATCGATGTCACAGATGTCCAAAAAGTCCTCAGTGCAGATGGTTCTTCAGATACCAGAAGGTCTCGGGCAAATAGATCCCATGATAACAATTGCCCCATCCATTGCTCACATGTCAATCACAAATGCCATAACCTCTTCAGTGCAGATGATTCCTTAGATACCAGCAAGTCTCGGGCAAATACATCCCACAAGAAGGAAGACTAG